GAACGGTATGTACTCCGCCCAGCCCTTCTTGCTCAACACCTCGGTGATCGCCGCGGTCAACGTAGTCTTGCCGTGGTCCACGTGCCCTATCGTACCAACGTTCACGTGCGGCTTGTCCCGCTTGAATACCTCTTTAGCCATTTTCGTTAGCGCTCCTGCTCGTGTTCCCTAAAGTTTTGCCATCTTAAAAACATCAACCGCGCCGCGCCTTTTCCAAAACGCTAAAAGAACAGCGCGCCACCACTCCGAAACATATCTGGAGCCCAAGATGGGGATTGAACCCATGACCTCTTCCTTACCAAGGAAGTGCTCTACCACTGAGCTACTTGGGCGCTATCGCTTTACCGTTAACTCCGCTTTTATGGAGCGGGAAACGGGACTCGAACCCGCGACCCTCAGCTTGGAAGGCTGATGCTCTACCAACTGAGCTATTCCCGCCCCGGCTTCAAAGCCCATCTTATATATGGTGGGGAGGGAAGGATTCGAACCTTCGAAGGCTGAGCCGGCAGATTTACAGTCTGCTCCCTTTGACCGCTCGGGAACCTCCCCGCACCAAATCCTTCTATATAAAACCCTGGCCCGCCCGGACCTGAAAAACCTTAACTGGAGCCGGCGAAGGGACTCGAACCCCCGACCGGCTGATTACAAATCAGCTGCTCTACCAACTGAGCTACGCCGGCATGGCAATTTTTAAGCCAATTTAAAAAGTAAACGTGTAATTTATAATTATTGGACTTTAAAGTCAATAAACAAAATTGATTTTTTATATTAGCCCGGGCAGGGCGATTGCCGAGCCTTGAGAGGGTTTTGGCATGACAGGTGGTGTTTTCCTTCCACACCCGGCCGCCAGCATAATAACCGCCAGCGCCACCATGGCCGCAATCGCCGGAAAACCCGCAGGTTTCACCATTTTTTCATCTCCCGACCTATCTCCTTGAGCCGGGCCGAAATCCGCCGCCGGGCGGCGCCACCGGGAGTGTTTTTACCGTCCGCCGAGTTCTGGGGGGTTATCTTCCCGGGTTTTATCCCAAGCAGGCGCCGGTCTATGGCTGAAAGTTCCCTGATGTCCAGCCCGCCGAAATCCACCCCTTTTTCCACGCATGCCCGCACAAGCCGGCCTACTATCTCGTGGGCGTCGCGGAATGGAACGCCTTTCATCACCAGCCTGTCGGCCACGTCCACGGCCGTCATGTAACCCTCACCAGCCCGTTTGGAAAGTTTAGCGGTGTCCACTTTTAGGGCCGATATGATGTCCGCCATCAGCTCCAGCATGATCACCAGCTGGTCGAACGAGTCGAACACCGGCTCCTTGTCTTCCTGGAGGTCTTTGTTATACGCCAGGGGCAGGCCTTTCATGGTGGTGAGCAGGGATACAAGGTTGCCCGCCAGCCTGCCGGTTTTGCCACGGACCAGCTCCGGCACGTCCGGGTTTTTCTTCTGCGGCATTATTGAAGAACCGGTGCAGAAGGCGTCCGGAAGCTCCATCACCCCAAACTCGTTGGTGGTGAAAATTATAAGCTCCTCGGAAATCCGGGACAGATGAACGCCGGTCATGGAGCAGGCGAAAAGGAACTCCGCTACGAAATCCCTGTCTCCCACCGCGTCCAGACTGTTTTTGGAGATGGAGTCGAACCCCAGTTTTTTCGCCACCCATTCCCTGTCTATGGGGAAATTGGTTCCTGCCAGCGCCGCAGAACCCAGGGGAAGCACGTTTATCCGCTTCCGCATATCTATAAATCGTTCGGCGTCGCGCCCCAGCATCTCGAAATATGCCAGGAACCAGTGGGCCAGCCTGATGGGCTGGGCGGGCTGGAGATGGGTGTAGGCTGGCGCGATGGTGTCCAGATGCTCCACGGCCTTGTTGTAAAGTGATTTCTGGAGACGCCGGATCTGGGCGATGGTCTCGTCCACCGAGTCCCGCATGAACAGCCGGAACGCCGTGGCCACCTGGTCGTTCCTGGACCTGGCGGTATGAAGCCTTCCACCGGCAGGGCCTATGATGGTTTTCAACCGCCGTTCCACGGCCATGTGGATGTCTTCGTCGGCATCGTCGAACTTGAAGGAGCCGGAGGTTATTTCAAGCTCAATTTTCTTCAGGCCGGTCACGATGGCGGCGGCGTCTTTTTTAGGTATTATCCCCTGGCGGCCCAGCATTTCGGCGTGGGCCAGGCTCCCGGCGATATCGTGGCGGTACAGCCGCCGGTCGAACCCCAGGCTGGCGTTGAATTTTTCCACCAGCGGATGGGTGGGTTCCGTAAACCTGCCGGACCAGGCTTTCTTTTTGTTCAACGCCCCCCTCCATCGTCAAAAAGATTTAGTATATCCTTTATTGTTCGTGATTTGCAAGAAAAGCTAGGGCATATGGGAGAGGGCGGCCCGAAGGGCCGGATGAGGGGGCATATAGTTGATATTTGCATTTTTTCACCCTCCCAAGGCCCTTCTCATCAATGGAGGGGCCTAAGCAGAGAAAACCATGGCCTGCGACCACGGGAAATCGGAAAATCGGCCGCATTAATCCTTCACACGAAAATCAGCCACAACAAAACCGAAGAGATGGCGAAATCTATCTCGTATTGGCAGAGTGGAAGACTTTACGTTGATTTGTTATAGCAGGCCCCCTTCCCTTATCCGCTAAACGTTGACGGATCGTAGTTTAAATCATTGGGGTATATGGCGAAGTAGTCCATCAATATTACGGAGCCACCCCAGGCGCGTATACCGATGTCTCCGGTGGCTATGGCCGTTCCCGCCGAATCCAATAACACTGTTTCCACAAGATACGGCTGGGTTTCCGATCCCTGGCCTGCGGTTATCTCTTCCAGGCCAAGATAGATTGAAGCCATGTTTTGATAAACATATATGTAAACCGTCCGCCACAACCCCGTCCAGTTGCCGTTGCCCCAGCGCCAGCCATTCAGCGCCGTCAACCCTGTGCGGTTCTCCGGGCAGAAGAAGGGATATGTGGTATCCGGATTTTGCGAATTGAAAACCTCACATCCCGTGGCACAGGTTTCGCTCCCCATGAAAACCTTGCGGGTGAGTAACATGCCCGCGCCGTCGTTCCCGAACACGGCAGAAAATGTGTCGCACGGGGCGATGTAACCAATGTTCATGTCGTATTGCCAGATATAGCCTGTAAGGCCGCCCAAATCCACCAGGTTGGGGTCGGCTTGGGACGGGTAGGAGGCGCGGAAATAAAGCCCGAACCCGGCGCCGGAAACCAGCTTGACCCTGGTCTTGATAAAATAGTTCTGATACCCCGCCTGGTCCGGCGCAATGTTTATCCCCTGCCGGGCGAAACAGCCCGCGGCGGACTGGCATTGGGCATAGGCGCAAGGGTCGCCCGCGCCAAGGGTGTTCAACTTGAAACACGCGGCGGTGTGGATTAATAAGCGGGTGTCACCCTGAGCCGTTATTTTCAATATACTCGCTATCCCGCCCGGTTCGGAGGGGTGGGTAATTAAGTTTAAAGTGTCTCCGCCGGACTGTGTCGTAACCGTGGCGTATGGGGTCACCACCGCATGGGCGGCGGAAGCCTGGCCGGTTTCATAATAGGTGTCCATGACATCCGTGTCTGGCTGGTCGAAGCTGTCCATAAAATACGGAGCGGAGCCTCCAGCGGGTATGGTAAGGCTGGTGGATACGGTACGGGAGAAATTGCCATCACCGGCGGCCCACCGGCCCGTGGATGTGATGGTGACGATATCATCGGTTTGGGGGTTACTGTCGGCGTCCACATAAACCGCGGTCAGAGAAAATTCCGGCCCATTCTGGCCAAGACGCATTGTGGTTCCGTCCAGGTTTTCTATAATCTGGCGGTTCGACGTGGTGTAACCCGAAACCCTCTGGCGGAACCATTCCAGCCCCGACTGGGCGGCATAAAACGCGGTCACGCTCCGCCCCGTGTCCGCCGGGGGGGCGAAGGAGGCGGAGGAAACCATAAGCGCCGCCAACCCAAGCGAGGTTATCCCCGCCATGATGATCACCACCAGCAATGCGGACATGCCCCGGTTCCCCCGCCCCGGTTTCATCTGATAACCTCGCGCCAGTTCAAATCCCTTGTTCCCGGCGGGAACACGGAGGTTTCCATCACGGCTTGGGCTCCGTTCTTTTCGCGGGTGATGGAGATTGTGAAGTGGCGAAGCTCCGGGGAATCGTCGCTGGCGGTCACGCTAAAAGATGTTACGTTGTCTGTCAAAACCACGGGGCCGGACTGGGCGGTGGTTCTGTAAAGCGCCCGGTAGGCCTGATTGAGGTTGAATGTTACAACTGCGGACTTGTCCACGCACGCTACGCAATCCATGGCGGAGGGGCGGTTAATCGTCAGGGTAGAAGATGATGCGCCCCGGGCCGGTGAAGAGACAGCCTCGCCGCCGGGAGCCTGTGGCGCGGCGGATTGTAGCTCTCTGGATATGCGTTCTAGCGCGGCTCCGGTCTCCTCCGAAATGTTGTTTTCCAGCGCGGCGGATAAATATAATCCCAGCGCATTTGAAAAATAGCCGGAAACGCCAAGCCCGATAAAGCCCAGAATAGCCATCGTCACAACCAGTTCAACCAGCGTGTAACCTTTAGCGGGGCGGGAGCGGTTCAGTAAGCGCATCAATCAAACTCCGCCAGCCGTTTTCAGGAAGGTTAGTGTGTATGTATCCCCGTCAGGCGACGAAGTAATGGTGACGGTCACCAATACGAACCCATCGGCGCAGGCGGGGTCTTGCGTCGCAAGGTCACTTGATAAACAGGTGAACGAACGGGTGGCTCTATAAGTAACGCCGTCCATAACCTTGTCGGGCATGGCGACAGGAGAGGTGGCGGCCAGGGACACCGCTTGCTGGCTCCATTGGGTTGGCGTAAGGCCCGCAAAATCCCTGGCGACAAGCTCCGCCTGCTGGCGGGCCAGGTTGGCCAGAGCGGCGCGTTTATAAAACCATTTGGAGCCCGTGGCGCGGGAGGCTGTCATCAAAGGCGCGCCGAGCGCCATTGCCGCGATGGAGATAACCATGACCGTCATGACGATCTCCACAAGGGTGGCGCCGCTTTTGTTCCGAATCATTGCGCCGAGGTCATCCCTGTATATCCGGCCACGGATACGGTTTTGGAGCCTTCGCCGGAAATTATCGTTACCTGGGCTGGCGACAAGGGTTCACCAAGCGAGTTGAAGGTTACGGAGACCGTGGTGTTGATATAAACTCCGCCACCCAGCGGGGAAAGATCACGTTCATTCCCGCCGGAGCCGTCCGCCGCCGCATCATAAGTGTAAGAGCGGTTTCCGTTTATGAATTGGAGGGAGCGGGACACGCCCCGGTTCATGGCGGACACTTGCGTATGACGTATAT
This DNA window, taken from Nitrospinota bacterium, encodes the following:
- a CDS encoding prepilin-type N-terminal cleavage/methylation domain-containing protein translates to MRPFRHTRGFTLVELVAALSIAFILAVAAAPLFSNGGLSLHEAVEVMKADIRHTQVSAMNRGVSRSLQFINGNRSYTYDAAADGSGGNERDLSPLGGGVYINTTVSVTFNSLGEPLSPAQVTIISGEGSKTVSVAGYTGMTSAQ
- the argH gene encoding argininosuccinate lyase: MNKKKAWSGRFTEPTHPLVEKFNASLGFDRRLYRHDIAGSLAHAEMLGRQGIIPKKDAAAIVTGLKKIELEITSGSFKFDDADEDIHMAVERRLKTIIGPAGGRLHTARSRNDQVATAFRLFMRDSVDETIAQIRRLQKSLYNKAVEHLDTIAPAYTHLQPAQPIRLAHWFLAYFEMLGRDAERFIDMRKRINVLPLGSAALAGTNFPIDREWVAKKLGFDSISKNSLDAVGDRDFVAEFLFACSMTGVHLSRISEELIIFTTNEFGVMELPDAFCTGSSIMPQKKNPDVPELVRGKTGRLAGNLVSLLTTMKGLPLAYNKDLQEDKEPVFDSFDQLVIMLELMADIISALKVDTAKLSKRAGEGYMTAVDVADRLVMKGVPFRDAHEIVGRLVRACVEKGVDFGGLDIRELSAIDRRLLGIKPGKITPQNSADGKNTPGGAARRRISARLKEIGREMKKW
- a CDS encoding prepilin-type N-terminal cleavage/methylation domain-containing protein yields the protein MRLLNRSRPAKGYTLVELVVTMAILGFIGLGVSGYFSNALGLYLSAALENNISEETGAALERISRELQSAAPQAPGGEAVSSPARGASSSTLTINRPSAMDCVACVDKSAVVTFNLNQAYRALYRTTAQSGPVVLTDNVTSFSVTASDDSPELRHFTISITREKNGAQAVMETSVFPPGTRDLNWREVIR
- the tuf gene encoding elongation factor Tu (EF-Tu; promotes GTP-dependent binding of aminoacyl-tRNA to the A-site of ribosomes during protein biosynthesis; when the tRNA anticodon matches the mRNA codon, GTP hydrolysis results; the inactive EF-Tu-GDP leaves the ribosome and release of GDP is promoted by elongation factor Ts; many prokaryotes have two copies of the gene encoding EF-Tu): MAKEVFKRDKPHVNVGTIGHVDHGKTTLTAAITEVLSKKGWAEYIPF
- a CDS encoding type II secretion system protein, with translation MIRNKSGATLVEIVMTVMVISIAAMALGAPLMTASRATGSKWFYKRAALANLARQQAELVARDFAGLTPTQWSQQAVSLAATSPVAMPDKVMDGVTYRATRSFTCLSSDLATQDPACADGFVLVTVTITSSPDGDTYTLTFLKTAGGV